From one Lotus japonicus ecotype B-129 chromosome 3, LjGifu_v1.2 genomic stretch:
- the LOC130747335 gene encoding transcription factor bHLH122 isoform X1 encodes MESDLQHHAPLFLDHPQHQQQQMNSGLSRYKSAPSSYFSNIIDRDFYEDLFKRPSSPETERIFARLMNSLGDSDGDGAPADAEDSLVAQNLPSVQQQQQPLQLPAVKEEIDQQSQAMPSMSTQPVVLQQQQQQQQQQQNQNPSNINSFQNLYPSSGRPPLPNQMKTGRANLIRHGSSPAGLFANINIETGYAAIRGMGAFGAGSNKTEEAAFSPSARLQNPPNYSSGLLSPRAEIGSKSNTQNNPEAEGFAETRGNEFPGFPWDDSAVMSENLSGQKRFRDDDVKPFSGLNAAESQNETGGQAPAPLAHHMSLPNTSAEMAAIEKFLKFSDSVPCKIRAKRGCATHPRSIAERVRRTKISERMRKLQDLVPNMDKQTNTSDMLDLAVDYIKDLQMQVQIVAQSVRVNTSSNDGKNEKNLSYSMYRYRNNDILIIV; translated from the exons ATGGAGTCAGATCTTCAGCACCATGCTCCTCTGTTTCTGGATCATCCACAGCACCAGCAGCAGCAGATGAATTCTGGGTTGTCACGGTACAAATCAGCTCCGAGTTCGTATTTTTCGAATATCATTGACAGGGATTTCTATGAGGACCTCTTCAAACGCCCCTCGAGCCCTGAAACCGAGCGAATCTTCGCCCGGTTAATGAATAGTCTTGGTGAtagtgatggtgatggtgctCCTGCTGATGCAGAGGATTCACTTGTTGCTCAGAATCTCCCAAGTGTTCAGCAGCAACAGCAGCCGCTGCAGCTGCCTGCTGTGAAGGAAGAAATTGACCAACAATCTCAAGCTATGCCATCCATGAGTACTCAACCTGTAGTTCttcaacagcagcagcagcaacaacaacaacaacagaaccAGAACCCAAGCAACATCAATAGTTTTCAGAATCTTTACCCAAGCTCTGGAAGACCACCTTTGCCGAACCAGATGAAGACAGGTCGTGCCAATCTTATCAGACATGGTAGCTCACCTGCTGGATTGTTTGCAAACATTAACATTGAAACTG GCTATGCTGCTATAAGAGGAATGGGAGCTTTTGGAGCTGGTAGTAACAAGACCGAGGAAGCAGCCTTTTCTCCTTCAGCGCGGCTGCAGAATCCACCAAACTACTCATCAGGGTTACTGTCTCCAAGAGCTGAAATTGGAAGTAAAAGCAACACGCAAAACAATCCAGAAGCTGAAGGTTTTGCTGAGACAAGGGGGAATGAATTCCCAGGTTTTCCATGGGATGATTCTGCAGTCATGTCTGAGAATTTGAGTGGTCAAAAAAGATTTAGAGATGATGATGTAAAACCATTTTCTGGTTTAAATGCAGCTGAAAGTCAG AATGAAACAGGAGGCCAGGCTCCTGCACCTTTGGCTCATCACATGAGTTTGCCGAATACTTCAGCGGAAATGGCAGCCATTGAGAAGTTTTTGAAGTTCTCAGATTCTGTTCCATGCAAAATTCGTGCTAAGCGGGGATGTGCCACTCACCCAAGAAGCATTGCAGAGAGG GTGAGAAGAACTAAAATTAGTGAGCGAATGAGGAAACTTCAAGATCTTGTCCCCAACATGGATAAG CAAACAAATACATCAGACATGTTGGACTTAGCTGTTGATTACATTAAAGACCTTCAAATGCAAGTTCAG ATTGTCGCGCAAAGTGTACGTGTAAACACAAGCAGCAATGATGGAAAAAATGAGAAGAACCTGAGTTATTCTATGTACAGATATCGTAATaatgatatattaataataGTTTGA
- the LOC130747335 gene encoding transcription factor bHLH122 isoform X3: MESDLQHHAPLFLDHPQHQQQQMNSGLSRYKSAPSSYFSNIIDRDFYEDLFKRPSSPETERIFARLMNSLGDSDGDGAPADAEDSLVAQNLPSVQQQQQPLQLPAVKEEIDQQSQAMPSMSTQPVVLQQQQQQQQQQQNQNPSNINSFQNLYPSSGRPPLPNQMKTGRANLIRHGSSPAGLFANINIETGYAAIRGMGAFGAGSNKTEEAAFSPSARLQNPPNYSSGLLSPRAEIGSKSNTQNNPEAEGFAETRGNEFPGFPWDDSAVMSENLSGQKRFRDDDVKPFSGLNAAESQNETGGQAPAPLAHHMSLPNTSAEMAAIEKFLKFSDSVPCKIRAKRGCATHPRSIAERVRRTKISERMRKLQDLVPNMDKQTNTSDMLDLAVDYIKDLQMQVQYSTL; encoded by the exons ATGGAGTCAGATCTTCAGCACCATGCTCCTCTGTTTCTGGATCATCCACAGCACCAGCAGCAGCAGATGAATTCTGGGTTGTCACGGTACAAATCAGCTCCGAGTTCGTATTTTTCGAATATCATTGACAGGGATTTCTATGAGGACCTCTTCAAACGCCCCTCGAGCCCTGAAACCGAGCGAATCTTCGCCCGGTTAATGAATAGTCTTGGTGAtagtgatggtgatggtgctCCTGCTGATGCAGAGGATTCACTTGTTGCTCAGAATCTCCCAAGTGTTCAGCAGCAACAGCAGCCGCTGCAGCTGCCTGCTGTGAAGGAAGAAATTGACCAACAATCTCAAGCTATGCCATCCATGAGTACTCAACCTGTAGTTCttcaacagcagcagcagcaacaacaacaacaacagaaccAGAACCCAAGCAACATCAATAGTTTTCAGAATCTTTACCCAAGCTCTGGAAGACCACCTTTGCCGAACCAGATGAAGACAGGTCGTGCCAATCTTATCAGACATGGTAGCTCACCTGCTGGATTGTTTGCAAACATTAACATTGAAACTG GCTATGCTGCTATAAGAGGAATGGGAGCTTTTGGAGCTGGTAGTAACAAGACCGAGGAAGCAGCCTTTTCTCCTTCAGCGCGGCTGCAGAATCCACCAAACTACTCATCAGGGTTACTGTCTCCAAGAGCTGAAATTGGAAGTAAAAGCAACACGCAAAACAATCCAGAAGCTGAAGGTTTTGCTGAGACAAGGGGGAATGAATTCCCAGGTTTTCCATGGGATGATTCTGCAGTCATGTCTGAGAATTTGAGTGGTCAAAAAAGATTTAGAGATGATGATGTAAAACCATTTTCTGGTTTAAATGCAGCTGAAAGTCAG AATGAAACAGGAGGCCAGGCTCCTGCACCTTTGGCTCATCACATGAGTTTGCCGAATACTTCAGCGGAAATGGCAGCCATTGAGAAGTTTTTGAAGTTCTCAGATTCTGTTCCATGCAAAATTCGTGCTAAGCGGGGATGTGCCACTCACCCAAGAAGCATTGCAGAGAGG GTGAGAAGAACTAAAATTAGTGAGCGAATGAGGAAACTTCAAGATCTTGTCCCCAACATGGATAAG CAAACAAATACATCAGACATGTTGGACTTAGCTGTTGATTACATTAAAGACCTTCAAATGCAAGTTCAG TACAGTACATTGTGA
- the LOC130747335 gene encoding transcription factor bHLH122 isoform X2, whose amino-acid sequence MESDLQHHAPLFLDHPQHQQQQMNSGLSRYKSAPSSYFSNIIDRDFYEDLFKRPSSPETERIFARLMNSLGDSDGDGAPADAEDSLVAQNLPSVQQQQQPLQLPAVKEEIDQQSQAMPSMSTQPVVLQQQQQQQQQQQNQNPSNINSFQNLYPSSGRPPLPNQMKTGRANLIRHGSSPAGLFANINIETGYAAIRGMGAFGAGSNKTEEAAFSPSARLQNPPNYSSGLLSPRAEIGSKSNTQNNPEAEGFAETRGNEFPGFPWDDSAVMSENLSGQKRFRDDDVKPFSGLNAAESQNETGGQAPAPLAHHMSLPNTSAEMAAIEKFLKFSDSVPCKIRAKRGCATHPRSIAERVRRTKISERMRKLQDLVPNMDKQTNTSDMLDLAVDYIKDLQMQVQTLSDCRAKCTCKHKQQ is encoded by the exons ATGGAGTCAGATCTTCAGCACCATGCTCCTCTGTTTCTGGATCATCCACAGCACCAGCAGCAGCAGATGAATTCTGGGTTGTCACGGTACAAATCAGCTCCGAGTTCGTATTTTTCGAATATCATTGACAGGGATTTCTATGAGGACCTCTTCAAACGCCCCTCGAGCCCTGAAACCGAGCGAATCTTCGCCCGGTTAATGAATAGTCTTGGTGAtagtgatggtgatggtgctCCTGCTGATGCAGAGGATTCACTTGTTGCTCAGAATCTCCCAAGTGTTCAGCAGCAACAGCAGCCGCTGCAGCTGCCTGCTGTGAAGGAAGAAATTGACCAACAATCTCAAGCTATGCCATCCATGAGTACTCAACCTGTAGTTCttcaacagcagcagcagcaacaacaacaacaacagaaccAGAACCCAAGCAACATCAATAGTTTTCAGAATCTTTACCCAAGCTCTGGAAGACCACCTTTGCCGAACCAGATGAAGACAGGTCGTGCCAATCTTATCAGACATGGTAGCTCACCTGCTGGATTGTTTGCAAACATTAACATTGAAACTG GCTATGCTGCTATAAGAGGAATGGGAGCTTTTGGAGCTGGTAGTAACAAGACCGAGGAAGCAGCCTTTTCTCCTTCAGCGCGGCTGCAGAATCCACCAAACTACTCATCAGGGTTACTGTCTCCAAGAGCTGAAATTGGAAGTAAAAGCAACACGCAAAACAATCCAGAAGCTGAAGGTTTTGCTGAGACAAGGGGGAATGAATTCCCAGGTTTTCCATGGGATGATTCTGCAGTCATGTCTGAGAATTTGAGTGGTCAAAAAAGATTTAGAGATGATGATGTAAAACCATTTTCTGGTTTAAATGCAGCTGAAAGTCAG AATGAAACAGGAGGCCAGGCTCCTGCACCTTTGGCTCATCACATGAGTTTGCCGAATACTTCAGCGGAAATGGCAGCCATTGAGAAGTTTTTGAAGTTCTCAGATTCTGTTCCATGCAAAATTCGTGCTAAGCGGGGATGTGCCACTCACCCAAGAAGCATTGCAGAGAGG GTGAGAAGAACTAAAATTAGTGAGCGAATGAGGAAACTTCAAGATCTTGTCCCCAACATGGATAAG CAAACAAATACATCAGACATGTTGGACTTAGCTGTTGATTACATTAAAGACCTTCAAATGCAAGTTCAG ACTCTTTCAGATTGTCGCGCAAAGTGTACGTGTAAACACAAGCAGCAATGA